In Thunnus thynnus chromosome 13, fThuThy2.1, whole genome shotgun sequence, the following proteins share a genomic window:
- the zgc:77151 gene encoding AT-rich interactive domain-containing protein 5B yields MEHNAIQWLGAPSCQRGSYAFYKSVSSRRQPDGPVQVWRLGEFYFIRCGPQDPVCIAEVTLLWEDQTQRHLLASARLYFLPEDTPKGRTREHGEDEVLAVSRKMVVRVEDLVRWSCSEPVGWSRSSKAPPCGTNGLHKPPESGDSNGSNNTPDKSSEPLKDKTENGLTERQGIKVLSYPQYCRFRSLQRRIQDGARGPGLQDPHLLALGGIRVLPNIRVLYCRDTFNHPTLESSTNFSWQFRCPSLSLRGRPRKRRGRDGKDSPNSSQSESWIERMKENVMGSVEVGCEGSWLPHPEEQLFLDQLYVFMDRHGSPIHKVPNLGFKKIDLFLMYSVVKRLGGYEKVTSDRLWKVVYNELGGCPGSTSAATCTRRHYERLMLPYEEHLRAGGTELKIPESPVPPKPRGIRGRKPLPRGRKPGPKAKKITTPPPPPRTVVNPDGTVVVKRGRGRPPGKRNKATLIAQAKLLAQQQAKTKAAAAAAECSLQSPLLPPRSRAGPTPGSTHRVPQPLQTPSLQPVQSAILPANMPLTPDLSPMSAPFLPFQPKPKELKDRGECAAAAPGVLLSALPRHFVGGSLGGFSPIKGMCPLDVLRSRVGFQRNLESPALTPQDPTQHHTTIYTLQPKSGSPDTPQPSGDQHQSQPHLLQHLHNRCSGCNLDEAAQRGGGRDARNRLPLPPLRVLPLDLDCSVQVRQLMRTRLDSSQLQTFTRRLSEALSQDLSTKPPCSPITPPPEQALPLNLSKRFTTKRPSTDGPEPNTDQSSAKRPRAGCTEQVEDFSLNRSSCSGSGGGGGGGVQDVEMKNQEEPADLSSPSRIRAFLLGLPPFQVKLEEDLTGMRFGKFLPPGSEAETQRTAKERGEGGVKTEVKKEEDVVEVERHDAETSEQKDPTQMESTTIQVEFVKGEDVEMGNQDVKEEGKSSAISSVGQIGDFGGQQMAGVEKVECDVEASSKGLPSPVLPQPTALVLAQQS; encoded by the exons gATGAGGTTCTGGCGGTGTCCAGGAAGATGGTGGTGCGGGTAGAGGACCTGGTGCGATGGTCGTGTTCAGAGCCGGTAGGTTGGAGCCGCAGCTCCAAGGCGCCGCCCTGCGGGACCAACGGCCTCCACAAACCTCCGGAGAGCGGCGACAGTAACGGCAGCAACAACACGCCGGACAAGAGCAGCGAGCCGCTGAAAGACAAGACTGAGA ACGGCTTGACGGAGCGTCAGGGCATCAAAGTGCTCAGCTACCCGCAGTACTGCCGCTTCCGCTCCCTGCAGAGACGCATCCAGGACGGAGCGAGAGGGCCGGGGCTGCAGGACCCCCATCTGCTGGCTCTGGGAGGGATACGGGTGCTGCCCAACATCCGGGTGTTGTACTGCAGGGACACCTTCAACCACCCGACGCTGGAGAGCAGCACCAACTTCTCCTGGCAGTTCA GATGTCCATCTCTCAGTCTCCGAGGACGACCTCGCAAGAGGAGAGGCCGCGACGGCAAAGACTCCCCGaactccagccaatcagagtccTGGATCGAAAGGATgaag GAGAACGTGATGGGCAGCGTGGAGGTCGGCTGTGAGGGCAGCTGGCTCCCCCACCCTGAAGAGCAGCTGTTCCTGGATCAGCTCTACGTCTTCATGGACCGCCACGGCTCGCCCATCCATAAAGTCCCCAACCTCGGCTTCAAGAAGA TTGACCTCTTCCTCATGTACTCTGTGGTCAAACGGCTCGGCGGATACGAAAAG GTGACATCGGACCGTCTCTGGAAAGTGGTTTATAACGAGCTGGGAGGATGTCCCGGCAGCACCAGCGCTGCAACCTGCACCAGGAGACACTACGAGAG GCTGATGCTTCCTTATGAAGAGCACCTCAGAGCAGGGGGAACAGAACTCAAAATCCCAGAATCCCCCGTGCCTCCGAAGCCCAGAGGGATAAGAGGAAGGAAACCGCTTCCAAGGGGGCGAAAACCAGGACCCAAAGCCAAGAAGATTacaacccctcctcctcctcctcgcacT GTGGTGAACCCGGACGGCACCGTGGTGGTGAAGAGAGGCAGAGGCCGACCGCCAGGCAAACGCAACAAGGCCACGCTGATCGCTCAGGCGAAGCTGCTGGCTCAGCAGCAGGCTAAAactaaagcagcagcagcagcggccgAATGTTCGCTGCAGAGTCCTCTGCTTCCACCCAGAAGCAGAGCTGGACCGACCCCTGGCAGCACACACAGG GTGCCGCAGCCTCTCCAGACTCCCTCCCTGCAGCCCGTCCAGTCGGCCATCCTCCCCGCCAACATGCCCCTCACGCCTGACCTCTCCCCCATGTCCGCCCCCTTCCTCCCCTTCCAGCCCAAACCTAAGGAGCTGAAGGACAGGGGGGAGTGTGCGGCTGCGGCTCCGGGTGTGCTGCTCTCCGCTCTGCCTCGCCACTTCGTCGGGGGATCTCTTGGCGGATTCAGCCCCATCAAAGGCATGTGTCCCCTGGATGTTCTCAGGAGCCGCGTGGGCTTCCAGAGGAACCTGGAGAGCCCGGCCCTGACACCTCAAGACCCGACTCAGCACCACACGACCATCTACACCCTGCAGCCTAAAAGTGGAAGCCCGGATACTCCTCAGCCAAGCGGAGACCAGCACCAGTCTCAGCCCCACCTGCTGCAACATCTCCACAACCGCTGCTCGGGGTGTAACCTGGACGAGGCGGCCCAGAGAGGAGGCGGCCGGGACGCCAGGAACCGGCTTCCTCTGCCACCTCTCCGGGTCCTGCCTTTGGATCTGGACTGCAGCGTTCAGGTGCGGCAGCTGATGAGGACTCGTCTGGACTCGTCTCAGCTCCAGACCTTCACCCGCCGGCTGTCTGAGGCGCTGTCTCAGGACCTGAGCACCAAGCCCCCCTGTTCTCCCATCACCCCTCCCCCCGAGCAGGCCCTGCCCCTCAACCTCAGCAAGCGCTTCACAACTAAGAGACCCAGCACTGACGGACCAGAACCGAACACAGATCAGTCGTCAGCCAAGAGACCCAGAGCGGGCTGCACGGAGCAGGTGGAGGACTTCAGCCTGAACCGGTCCAGCTGTtcaggaagtggaggaggaggaggaggaggagtgcagGATGTGGAGATGAAGAACCAGGAGGAACCCGCAGACCTGAGCTCCCCCAGCAGGATCAGGGCCTTCCTGCTCGGGCTGCCACCCTTCCAGGTGAAACTCGAGGAGGATCTGACCGGGATGAGGTTTGGGAAATTCCTTCCTCCGGGATCTGAGGCTGAAACCCAGAGGACTGCAAAAGAGCGAGGCGAGGGAGGAGTAAAGACAGAagtgaagaaggaggaggacgTGGTTGAAGTAGAGCGACATGACGCTGAGACGTCAGAGCAGAAAGATCCCACACAGATGGAGTCTACGACCATACAGGTCGAGTTTGTTAAAGGTGAAGACGTTGAGATGGGAAACCAGGATGTTAAGGAGGAAGGGAAGAGCTCGGCGATCTCCTCCGTGGGCCAGATCGGGGATTTTGGTGGCCAGCAGATGGCCGGCGTGGAGAAAGTGGAGTGCGACGTTGAAGCCTCCAGCAAAGGGCTGCCGAGCCCCGTCCTGCCCCAGCCCACCGCTCTGGTCCTGGCCCAGCAGAGCTGA